A stretch of the Archangium lipolyticum genome encodes the following:
- a CDS encoding pilus assembly protein TadG-related protein, with protein sequence MKTCRSRGQSLVLFSLTLMLLALMVLLTVSMGMRVREKMELQTIADAAAYSDAVATARTFNVIAVMNRTEWSLLVAQTATQAYISWASAYRGSLNVLRSSVYPMMQAELALCQPPWRIPPAQLKMTQWMQKLNQEIQRVQNVWDGVDRAASAQVRGLNGLEAAMYENDFAANYRTLDGLIRDQSLAGTIVEKAQGASIWPLEAPAEGSKINMREISKNCSDGAACDPMPSSNPQGGNSIDHQYEIYMGSRGDAFTTGRAGGAAMITARLNVVFAGFTGAAVYSGDGAAYRSDQFDGPLHGAEGNPGAAQSDDHGNVSWAGLMASCPVFGTGSVEANVRANLSSNPDVHTWSGDTCQNQSDTTHSLIGDIAGGNWPIVYDYNENKLSNKDDLQGQPKLYSLITRDYGQPKKDLKNAAPWFRNFNFSFSPNRTSRFDNRGLSTDNGKYDIRKQATLATGLAYYHRGGDWAEPPNFMNPFWRATLVAPDIDAQGKGREGDIAKTLDNVGLDVAKQTYQALYDAKFGGWQ encoded by the coding sequence ATGAAGACCTGTCGCTCCCGTGGCCAATCGCTGGTGCTGTTCTCGCTCACGCTGATGCTGCTCGCGTTGATGGTGCTGCTCACCGTCTCCATGGGCATGCGCGTGCGCGAGAAGATGGAGCTGCAGACGATCGCCGACGCGGCCGCCTACTCGGACGCCGTGGCCACCGCCCGTACCTTCAACGTCATCGCGGTGATGAACCGCACCGAGTGGAGCCTGCTGGTGGCCCAGACCGCCACGCAGGCCTACATCAGCTGGGCCTCGGCCTACCGCGGCTCGCTCAATGTGCTCAGGAGCAGCGTGTACCCGATGATGCAGGCGGAGCTGGCCCTGTGCCAGCCGCCCTGGCGCATCCCTCCCGCGCAGCTCAAGATGACCCAGTGGATGCAGAAGCTCAACCAGGAGATCCAGCGCGTCCAGAATGTGTGGGACGGGGTCGACCGGGCCGCTTCGGCACAGGTGCGGGGCCTCAATGGCCTCGAGGCGGCGATGTACGAGAATGACTTCGCGGCCAACTACCGGACCCTGGATGGACTCATCCGCGACCAGAGCCTGGCGGGGACCATCGTGGAGAAGGCCCAGGGCGCGTCCATCTGGCCCCTGGAGGCACCCGCGGAGGGCAGCAAGATCAACATGCGGGAGATCTCCAAGAACTGCAGCGACGGCGCCGCGTGTGATCCGATGCCGAGCAGCAATCCCCAGGGCGGCAACAGCATCGACCACCAGTACGAAATCTACATGGGCAGCCGCGGCGATGCCTTCACCACGGGCCGCGCGGGCGGCGCGGCGATGATCACCGCCCGGCTCAACGTCGTCTTCGCGGGGTTCACGGGCGCCGCGGTCTACAGTGGCGACGGTGCCGCGTACCGGTCCGACCAGTTCGATGGGCCCCTGCACGGCGCGGAGGGCAATCCGGGCGCGGCCCAGTCGGACGACCATGGCAACGTGAGCTGGGCAGGTCTGATGGCGAGCTGCCCCGTCTTCGGGACGGGGTCGGTGGAGGCCAATGTGCGGGCCAACCTCAGCAGCAACCCCGACGTGCACACGTGGAGTGGCGACACGTGCCAGAACCAGAGTGACACCACCCACTCGCTCATCGGCGACATCGCCGGCGGCAACTGGCCCATCGTCTACGACTACAACGAGAACAAGCTGTCCAACAAGGACGACCTCCAGGGCCAGCCCAAGTTGTACTCGCTCATCACGCGCGACTACGGCCAGCCGAAGAAGGATCTGAAGAACGCGGCCCCCTGGTTCCGGAACTTCAACTTCAGCTTCTCCCCCAATCGCACCAGCCGCTTCGACAACCGGGGGCTGAGCACGGACAACGGCAAGTACGACATCCGCAAGCAGGCCACCCTGGCCACGGGGTTGGCCTACTACCACCGCGGTGGGGACTGGGCCGAGCCGCCCAACTTCATGAATCCCTTCTGGCGCGCCACGCTGGTGGCGCCGGACATCGACGCGCAGGGCAAGGGCCGCGAGGGCGACATCGCCAAGACGCTCGACAATGTCGGGCTGGACGTGGCGAAGCAGACCTATCAGGCGCTCTACGACGCGAAGTTCGGAGGCTGGCAATGA
- a CDS encoding serine hydrolase, with translation MTRGVLGACVALGLLAVPGCVAREARPEPVKAAPARPATLQEAVTQLAAEAALLSPGTEVAIAVRNLRTGEYAGVADEVPHVSASAAKVLWVAAALARVGTDKVAPHAGPIFRASDNEASGEVIDLIGPDAVNDWYRELGLRHTALTRWRYGKPRQATNSPREMGGDNYFTARDVVEVLTRWDRGELLGGAETEALRQWMTLTPRTGCGGWMGALLPEPARVTLMHKAGWLPPGCCSDDAVYNTLTEVGVVQVPGGDRYAVALLARRGRDYWRRQAPFVERASCVLYRTVSRDASLACHDAAGVLDPGTFGLPESAPVPKDCD, from the coding sequence ATGACACGCGGGGTGCTCGGCGCGTGCGTGGCCCTGGGGTTGCTCGCCGTGCCGGGATGCGTGGCGCGCGAGGCCCGGCCCGAGCCCGTGAAGGCGGCCCCCGCGCGGCCCGCGACGCTCCAGGAGGCGGTGACGCAACTGGCCGCCGAGGCGGCCCTGCTGTCGCCCGGGACGGAGGTGGCCATCGCCGTGCGCAACCTCCGCACGGGCGAGTACGCGGGCGTGGCGGACGAGGTGCCCCACGTCTCGGCCAGCGCCGCGAAGGTGCTCTGGGTGGCGGCGGCGCTCGCGCGCGTGGGCACCGACAAGGTGGCTCCCCACGCCGGACCCATCTTCCGTGCCTCGGACAACGAGGCCTCGGGCGAGGTCATCGACCTGATCGGCCCGGATGCCGTCAATGATTGGTACCGCGAGCTGGGGCTGAGACACACCGCGCTCACCCGGTGGAGGTACGGCAAGCCGCGCCAGGCGACCAACTCGCCGCGGGAGATGGGCGGGGACAACTACTTCACCGCCCGGGACGTGGTGGAGGTGCTCACGCGGTGGGACCGGGGTGAGCTGCTCGGCGGGGCGGAGACGGAGGCGCTGCGCCAGTGGATGACGCTCACCCCGCGCACCGGGTGTGGTGGGTGGATGGGGGCGCTGCTGCCGGAGCCCGCGCGCGTCACGCTGATGCACAAGGCGGGCTGGCTGCCCCCTGGCTGCTGCTCGGACGACGCCGTGTACAACACGCTCACCGAGGTGGGGGTGGTGCAGGTGCCCGGTGGGGACCGCTACGCCGTGGCGCTGCTGGCCCGCCGTGGCAGGGACTACTGGCGGCGCCAGGCGCCCTTCGTCGAGCGCGCCTCGTGCGTGCTGTACCGGACCGTCTCCCGCGATGCGTCGCTCGCCTGCCACGACGCGGCGGGCGTTCTCGACCCGGGCACCTTCGGCCTGCCAGAGTCGGCTCCCGTTCCGAAGGACTGTGATTGA
- the ileS gene encoding isoleucine--tRNA ligase — protein sequence MSDTGAPPKDYKDSVNLPKTDFPMKGNLAQLEPRMLGWWAERGIWGKILERRAEAEPFVLTDGPPYANGHIHAGHALNKVLKDIVVKYRNLAGRRCDYIPGWDTHGLPIEQAVEKRLKDKKIDKRTLDREAFLEQCRAYAVEFIDIQRTEFKRLGILGDWEHPYRTLDFAYEAQEIRELATFAKRGMLYRRKKPVYFCLTDQTALAEAEVEYEDHASPSVYVAFPAGPEVAGRVPALKGKNVSFVIWTTTPWTLPANLAIAMNAEYEYVFYALGERVICVAKDLLPKVLAEVKADELAVKNVKVAGEEVSAAALVEPERILAYARGDELEGCTYRHVFYEREGKILLGEHVTLEAGTGLVHTAPGHGQEDYEVGLKYGLDIYNPVRQDGRYDESVGSWLAGKKVFEANPVIIEALAEKGVLLNDKSDKVEHSYPHCWRCHNPVILSATYQWFIPLDKPLKGEKTFRQQVLDEVDRVQWVPSWGHSRIRGMLETRPDWCISRQRTWGVPIPIAYCEGCEESVISPELMEKVAAAVEKEGAGVWYRTPVKEFLPAGYACAKCGKTEFRRETDILDVWFDSACAFSAVSGRRQRIPADLFLEGSDQHRGWFHSSILVSVGTRDESPYKACLTHGFVVDGAGEKMSKSRGNVVAPEKIIQQYGAEVLRLWVASSDYRNDVRLSDQILKGLSEGYRKIRNTIRYALSNLYDFDPAKDAVPAGELLSLDTWARGRLADVVARVKRAYEAYEFHLVYATVVDFCAGDLSAVYFDILKDRLYTTRTTGHARRSAQTVLHEVATVLLQVLAPVMSFTAEEAWQYLPGKKAESVYLTDFPEPAVKTDAALAERYEKLFAVRSAVQGLLEAARRDKMIGASLEARVVLSASGKAREFLKANEAELPGLLIVSQVELVDGAGEKAQSLNVAQVLGEEVKAEVLPAKGAKCPRCWTYSEKVESGAEVCAKCQEALS from the coding sequence ATGAGCGACACCGGTGCACCCCCGAAGGATTACAAGGATTCGGTCAACCTCCCCAAGACGGACTTCCCCATGAAGGGGAACCTGGCCCAGCTGGAGCCGAGGATGCTCGGCTGGTGGGCGGAGCGGGGCATCTGGGGGAAGATTCTCGAGCGGCGCGCGGAGGCCGAGCCCTTCGTCCTGACGGATGGGCCGCCCTACGCCAACGGGCACATCCACGCGGGCCACGCGCTCAACAAGGTCCTCAAGGACATCGTCGTGAAGTACCGCAACCTGGCGGGCCGACGGTGCGACTACATCCCTGGCTGGGACACCCACGGTCTGCCCATCGAGCAGGCGGTGGAGAAGCGGCTCAAGGACAAGAAGATCGACAAGCGGACGCTGGACCGGGAAGCCTTCCTGGAGCAGTGCCGCGCGTACGCGGTGGAGTTCATCGACATCCAGCGCACCGAGTTCAAGCGCCTGGGCATCCTCGGGGACTGGGAGCACCCGTACCGCACGCTCGACTTCGCCTACGAGGCTCAGGAGATCCGCGAGCTGGCCACGTTCGCGAAGCGGGGCATGCTCTACCGGCGCAAGAAGCCGGTGTACTTCTGCCTGACGGACCAGACGGCGCTGGCCGAGGCCGAGGTGGAGTACGAGGACCACGCGAGCCCGTCGGTGTACGTGGCCTTCCCGGCGGGTCCCGAGGTGGCCGGGCGGGTGCCGGCGCTGAAGGGGAAGAACGTCTCGTTCGTCATCTGGACCACGACGCCGTGGACGCTGCCGGCCAACCTGGCCATCGCGATGAACGCGGAGTACGAGTACGTGTTCTACGCGCTGGGCGAGCGGGTCATCTGCGTGGCGAAGGACCTGCTGCCCAAGGTGCTGGCCGAGGTGAAGGCGGACGAGCTGGCGGTGAAGAACGTGAAGGTGGCCGGCGAAGAGGTGTCGGCGGCCGCGCTGGTGGAGCCGGAGCGCATCCTCGCGTACGCGCGCGGTGACGAGCTGGAGGGCTGTACCTACCGGCACGTCTTCTACGAGCGGGAGGGGAAGATCCTCCTGGGCGAGCACGTGACGCTGGAGGCCGGTACGGGCCTGGTGCACACGGCGCCGGGACACGGCCAGGAGGACTACGAGGTGGGCCTGAAGTACGGGCTCGACATCTACAACCCGGTGCGCCAGGACGGCCGCTACGACGAGAGCGTGGGGAGCTGGCTCGCGGGCAAGAAGGTCTTCGAGGCCAACCCGGTCATCATCGAAGCGCTGGCCGAGAAGGGCGTGCTGCTCAACGACAAGTCGGACAAGGTCGAGCACAGCTATCCGCACTGCTGGCGGTGCCACAACCCGGTGATCCTCAGCGCGACGTACCAGTGGTTCATCCCGTTGGACAAGCCGCTGAAGGGCGAGAAGACGTTCCGGCAGCAGGTGCTGGACGAGGTGGACCGGGTGCAGTGGGTGCCCTCGTGGGGACACAGCCGCATCCGGGGCATGCTGGAGACGCGGCCGGACTGGTGCATCAGCCGGCAGCGGACGTGGGGCGTGCCCATCCCCATCGCGTACTGCGAGGGGTGCGAGGAGTCGGTCATCTCTCCGGAGCTGATGGAGAAGGTGGCGGCGGCGGTGGAGAAGGAGGGCGCGGGCGTGTGGTACCGCACGCCGGTGAAGGAGTTCCTCCCCGCGGGCTACGCGTGTGCGAAGTGCGGCAAGACGGAGTTCCGCCGCGAGACGGACATCCTGGACGTGTGGTTCGACTCGGCGTGCGCGTTCAGCGCGGTATCGGGGCGGCGGCAGCGGATTCCGGCGGACCTGTTCCTGGAGGGGAGTGATCAGCACCGGGGCTGGTTCCACTCGTCCATCCTGGTGTCGGTGGGGACGAGGGACGAGTCGCCGTACAAGGCGTGCCTGACGCACGGCTTCGTGGTGGACGGCGCGGGCGAGAAGATGTCGAAGAGCCGGGGCAACGTGGTGGCGCCGGAGAAGATCATCCAGCAGTACGGCGCCGAGGTGCTGCGGCTGTGGGTGGCCTCGAGCGACTACCGCAACGACGTGCGCCTGTCGGACCAGATCCTCAAGGGGCTGAGTGAGGGCTACCGGAAGATCCGCAACACCATCCGGTACGCGTTGAGCAACCTGTACGACTTCGACCCAGCGAAAGACGCGGTGCCGGCGGGCGAGCTGCTGTCGCTGGACACGTGGGCGAGAGGCCGGCTGGCGGATGTGGTGGCGCGGGTGAAGAGGGCCTACGAGGCGTACGAGTTCCACCTCGTGTACGCGACGGTGGTGGACTTCTGCGCGGGAGACCTGTCGGCGGTGTACTTCGACATCCTGAAGGACCGGCTGTACACGACGAGGACGACGGGCCACGCGAGGCGGAGCGCGCAGACGGTGCTGCACGAGGTGGCGACGGTGCTGCTGCAGGTGTTGGCGCCGGTGATGAGCTTCACGGCGGAGGAGGCGTGGCAGTACCTGCCGGGGAAGAAGGCGGAGAGCGTGTACCTGACGGACTTCCCGGAGCCGGCGGTGAAGACGGACGCGGCGCTGGCGGAGCGTTACGAGAAGCTCTTCGCGGTGCGTAGCGCGGTGCAGGGGCTGCTGGAGGCGGCGAGGCGGGACAAGATGATTGGCGCGTCGCTGGAGGCGCGGGTGGTGCTGAGCGCGAGCGGCAAGGCGAGGGAGTTCCTGAAGGCGAACGAGGCGGAGCTGCCGGGGCTGCTGATCGTGAGCCAGGTGGAGCTGGTGGATGGGGCGGGGGAGAAAGCTCAGTCACTGAACGTGGCGCAGGTGCTGGGCGAGGAAGTGAAGGCGGAGGTGCTGCCGGCGAAGGGAGCGAAATGCCCGCGCTGCTGGACGTACTCGGAGAAGGTCGAGTCCGGAGCGGAAGTCTGCGCCAAATGCCAGGAAGCGCTGAGCTGA
- a CDS encoding Mut7-C ubiquitin/RNAse domain-containing protein, whose translation MRQVTVRFYGSLNDFLAPERRGVEFLHALAGPCSVKDLIESLGPPHPEVDVVLVDGEAVDFSHRVEPGQRLAVYPVFSAIDVAPLVRVGPPALPKPRFLLDVGLGRLAGLLRMLGFDTLWRNDYADDVLARVSRDEQRILLTRDIGVLKRSEVVHGYFPRETNPSQQLVEVVRRFRLTALMHPFSRCIACNGALSEASHAEVQGRVPERVHASFTRFQQCPECKRVFWAGSHHARMQVIIDKLRELEQLP comes from the coding sequence ATGAGGCAGGTGACGGTCCGTTTCTACGGCTCGCTCAACGACTTCCTGGCCCCCGAGCGCCGCGGCGTCGAGTTCCTTCATGCCCTCGCCGGGCCCTGCTCGGTGAAGGACCTCATCGAGTCGCTCGGCCCGCCCCACCCCGAGGTGGACGTGGTGCTCGTGGACGGCGAGGCCGTGGACTTCTCCCACCGCGTCGAGCCCGGCCAGCGGCTCGCGGTGTACCCCGTGTTCTCCGCCATCGACGTGGCACCGCTCGTGCGCGTGGGGCCCCCTGCCCTCCCCAAGCCCCGCTTCCTGCTCGACGTGGGCCTCGGCCGGCTCGCGGGCCTGCTGCGCATGCTCGGGTTCGACACGCTGTGGCGCAATGACTACGCCGATGACGTGCTCGCCCGTGTGTCCCGGGACGAGCAGCGCATCCTGCTCACACGGGATATTGGCGTGCTCAAGCGCTCCGAGGTGGTTCACGGGTATTTTCCCCGCGAGACGAACCCCTCGCAGCAGCTCGTGGAAGTGGTCCGGCGATTCAGGCTCACCGCGCTCATGCATCCGTTCTCGCGGTGCATCGCGTGCAACGGCGCGCTCTCCGAGGCTTCTCACGCGGAGGTCCAGGGCCGCGTGCCGGAGCGCGTGCATGCCTCGTTCACCCGGTTCCAACAGTGCCCCGAATGCAAGCGCGTGTTCTGGGCTGGTTCACACCACGCTCGCATGCAGGTCATCATCGACAAGCTGCGCGAGCTCGAGCAGCTCCCGTAG
- the lspA gene encoding signal peptidase II: protein MVHRFRVLILVGLATLAADQVTKYLAVAHLTEALDGRTGLARLEGFFTEQNLDNDPPVEGAYRRSTRPYRFIEDYWHFRYVENPGAAWGMFATLPESVRRPFFHVVSLVALGFILFMYVRLTPEQKSVRWALALVTGGALGNFMDRLLRGYVIDFIDWHWRNQPGMRWPTFNVADAAICIGVGLLLLDSFRARGPVESVTPGGQVV, encoded by the coding sequence ATGGTGCATCGTTTCCGCGTCCTGATCCTCGTGGGCCTCGCCACCCTTGCCGCCGACCAGGTGACCAAATACCTGGCCGTGGCCCACCTGACGGAGGCTCTCGACGGGAGGACGGGCCTCGCCCGGCTGGAGGGGTTCTTCACCGAGCAGAACCTGGACAACGACCCGCCGGTGGAGGGCGCGTACCGCCGGTCCACGCGGCCCTACCGCTTCATCGAGGACTACTGGCACTTCCGCTACGTGGAGAACCCGGGTGCCGCCTGGGGCATGTTCGCCACCCTGCCCGAGTCCGTGCGCCGGCCCTTCTTCCACGTGGTGAGCCTGGTGGCGCTCGGCTTCATCCTCTTCATGTACGTGCGGCTCACCCCGGAGCAGAAGTCGGTGCGCTGGGCGCTGGCGCTCGTCACCGGAGGGGCCCTGGGCAACTTCATGGACCGGCTGCTGCGCGGCTACGTCATCGACTTCATCGACTGGCACTGGCGCAACCAGCCTGGCATGCGCTGGCCCACCTTCAACGTGGCCGACGCGGCCATCTGCATCGGCGTGGGCCTGCTGCTCCTGGACTCCTTCCGGGCACGCGGGCCCGTGGAATCCGTGACGCCGGGGGGGCAGGTGGTATAA
- the lspA gene encoding signal peptidase II yields MPRKYLLLLTVALGVIVFDQWTKYLVVRELTTRFDDRPTLGERLSAMYGEPPPQGFDGLHYRSKRHIEVSPSFFRLRYAENPGAAWGLFRNLPPNVRGPLFHVVSIGAVVLISWYFSQLSGKDPQERWALWGLPLVLGGAIGNYIDRIARAFVIDFLEAHWYDKAAWPSFNVADSAIVVGVGLLLVDAFVRKDKPAEEKSAQARS; encoded by the coding sequence GTGCCCCGCAAATACCTCCTCCTGCTGACGGTGGCGCTCGGCGTCATCGTCTTCGACCAGTGGACGAAGTACCTCGTCGTCCGCGAGCTCACCACCCGCTTCGATGACAGGCCCACGCTCGGCGAGCGCCTGTCGGCGATGTATGGCGAGCCCCCTCCCCAGGGCTTCGATGGACTGCACTATCGGTCCAAGCGCCACATCGAGGTCTCCCCGTCCTTCTTCCGCCTGCGCTACGCGGAGAACCCGGGCGCGGCCTGGGGCCTGTTCCGCAACCTGCCGCCCAACGTGCGCGGGCCGCTCTTCCACGTGGTGAGCATCGGCGCGGTGGTGCTCATCTCCTGGTACTTCAGCCAGCTCAGTGGGAAGGATCCCCAGGAGCGCTGGGCCCTGTGGGGCCTGCCCCTGGTGTTGGGTGGGGCCATTGGCAACTACATCGACCGGATCGCCCGGGCCTTCGTCATCGATTTCCTCGAGGCCCACTGGTACGACAAGGCGGCCTGGCCGTCCTTCAACGTGGCCGATTCGGCCATCGTCGTGGGCGTGGGGTTGCTCCTGGTGGATGCCTTCGTGCGCAAGGACAAGCCCGCGGAGGAGAAGTCCGCCCAGGCCCGTTCCTGA
- a CDS encoding prolipoprotein diacylglyceryl transferase: MLPVLVHFTFTSLWSQLFLYALALGVVAYIAHNGWRGAEGTPKAQGEKPPPPTRQERLVRALVYGAIGAVLAWFGLKYALPADAIPGGKGEGLPLHTYGILLATGFLTATSVASRLAQEEWRKMMWVPDARGGGQWVDVEGPRKREALMDLAFYVLVGGLVGSRVLFVLVNWKDYSRDWSQVFSLGGGLVFYGGLIGAGLAAFYFARKNGMDFLRLADLAIPTVSLGQCLGRLGCFSAGCCWGDVTAAGARFAAHFPGSGVARDIFGRLTGTSSLAFQSQAQDSRYVVEASGEILHQAAPGAVRISEWVAQHGTTLPVHPTQIYESIGQLVLFVVLLYARRFRRFHGQIFALWLMSYAVLRTTVELFRGDTERGTLHGLLESLGARGLADAVPLEAWYNISTSQFISLCMFTFGATLLYRRIRRAGETAGVGPTPSPA, from the coding sequence ATGCTCCCCGTCCTCGTCCACTTCACCTTCACCTCCCTCTGGTCCCAGCTGTTCCTGTACGCCCTGGCGCTCGGCGTGGTGGCGTACATCGCCCACAACGGCTGGCGCGGCGCCGAGGGCACCCCCAAGGCCCAGGGCGAGAAGCCCCCTCCTCCCACGCGGCAGGAGCGGCTGGTGCGCGCTCTCGTCTATGGCGCCATCGGGGCGGTGCTCGCGTGGTTCGGCCTGAAGTACGCGCTGCCCGCGGACGCCATCCCGGGCGGCAAGGGCGAGGGGCTGCCCCTGCACACCTACGGCATCCTGCTGGCCACTGGCTTCCTGACGGCCACGTCGGTGGCCTCGCGGCTGGCGCAGGAGGAGTGGCGCAAGATGATGTGGGTGCCGGACGCCCGCGGCGGCGGCCAGTGGGTGGACGTCGAGGGCCCTCGCAAGCGCGAGGCGTTGATGGACCTGGCCTTCTACGTGCTGGTGGGGGGCCTCGTCGGCAGCCGCGTCCTCTTCGTGCTCGTCAACTGGAAGGACTACTCGCGCGACTGGTCCCAGGTGTTCTCGCTGGGCGGCGGGCTCGTCTTCTACGGCGGCCTCATCGGCGCGGGCCTGGCGGCCTTCTACTTCGCGCGCAAGAACGGCATGGACTTCCTGCGGCTGGCGGATCTGGCCATCCCCACCGTGTCGCTGGGCCAGTGTCTGGGGCGCCTGGGGTGCTTCTCCGCCGGGTGCTGCTGGGGTGACGTCACCGCGGCGGGTGCCCGCTTCGCGGCCCACTTCCCGGGTTCCGGGGTGGCCCGGGACATCTTCGGGCGGCTCACGGGCACCTCCAGCCTGGCCTTCCAGTCGCAGGCGCAGGACTCGCGCTACGTGGTGGAGGCCTCCGGGGAGATCCTCCACCAGGCGGCTCCCGGTGCCGTGCGCATCTCCGAATGGGTCGCCCAGCACGGCACGACCCTGCCGGTACACCCCACGCAAATCTACGAGTCGATCGGCCAGCTGGTGCTCTTCGTGGTGCTGCTGTACGCGCGCCGCTTCCGCCGCTTCCACGGGCAGATCTTCGCCCTGTGGCTGATGAGCTACGCGGTGCTGCGCACCACGGTGGAGCTGTTCCGCGGCGACACCGAGCGCGGTACCCTGCACGGCCTGCTCGAGTCCCTGGGCGCCCGGGGGCTGGCGGACGCGGTGCCGCTGGAGGCCTGGTACAACATCTCCACCAGCCAGTTCATCTCCCTGTGCATGTTCACCTTTGGTGCGACTTTGCTGTACCGGCGGATTCGCAGGGCAGGCGAGACGGCTGGCGTCGGTCCGACACCGAGCCCTGCCTGA
- a CDS encoding MXAN_5187 C-terminal domain-containing protein → MPYEPKSSTKNQVAKPGASTKSSARLAANDGDTKSGMPTKSGSEVALQECDAIEADLAALKVTYEHYFMGIDRTPPTRVHEDLKKRVEKLKSSFVRNTGAKFRVQAIHSKFMSYERLWTRTLQEIENGTYKRDVAKAKRRVEKKPTARGTGATQLPDSDFDVDEVKPPSMAPLVPSVAPLVPSVAPLIPPVAPVAGTPARGSPLPSIPSVAPLVPSVAPLVPPVAPAIPPVAPVGARPPAARPGTGTPAAARPAAPRPPAASGASDLSDDKLKSVYNAYVAAKRNNKEDTSKMSYDSIAASLRKQVPELMKQHGAKSVEFKVVIKDGKAVLKAVPK, encoded by the coding sequence ATGCCGTACGAGCCCAAGTCGTCCACGAAGAACCAGGTCGCGAAGCCCGGAGCTTCGACGAAGTCGTCCGCCAGGCTGGCCGCGAACGATGGGGATACGAAGTCCGGGATGCCCACGAAGTCGGGCAGCGAGGTGGCCCTCCAGGAGTGTGACGCCATCGAGGCCGATCTGGCGGCCCTGAAGGTGACCTACGAGCACTACTTCATGGGAATCGACCGCACCCCGCCGACGCGGGTGCACGAGGACCTGAAGAAGCGTGTGGAGAAGCTCAAGAGCAGCTTCGTGCGCAACACGGGCGCGAAGTTCCGCGTGCAGGCCATCCACAGCAAGTTCATGAGCTACGAGCGGCTCTGGACGCGCACGCTGCAGGAGATCGAGAACGGCACGTACAAGCGGGACGTCGCCAAGGCCAAGCGCCGCGTCGAGAAGAAGCCCACCGCTCGCGGCACCGGGGCGACGCAGCTGCCCGATTCCGACTTCGACGTGGACGAGGTGAAGCCGCCGTCCATGGCGCCGCTGGTGCCGTCGGTGGCGCCGCTGGTGCCGTCGGTGGCGCCGCTGATTCCTCCGGTGGCACCCGTCGCGGGGACGCCGGCCCGTGGCTCGCCCCTGCCGTCGATTCCCTCGGTGGCGCCGCTGGTGCCGTCGGTGGCGCCGCTGGTGCCGCCGGTGGCGCCCGCGATTCCTCCCGTGGCGCCCGTGGGGGCCCGTCCTCCCGCCGCGCGTCCGGGGACGGGGACACCCGCCGCCGCGCGCCCCGCCGCGCCGCGTCCTCCCGCCGCCAGTGGCGCGAGCGACCTGTCCGACGACAAGCTGAAGTCCGTCTACAACGCCTACGTCGCCGCCAAGCGCAACAACAAGGAGGACACCTCGAAGATGAGCTACGACTCCATCGCCGCCTCGCTGCGCAAGCAGGTGCCGGAGCTGATGAAGCAGCACGGCGCCAAGTCGGTGGAGTTCAAGGTCGTCATCAAGGACGGCAAGGCCGTTCTCAAGGCCGTTCCCAAGTAG
- a CDS encoding KdsC family phosphatase, with translation MNQDLESLKSRVSRLSVMIFDIDGTLTDGRIFWVPNSGWTQMYSVRDGMGIKRLQEAGLEVAAISGGDSLSAQMRMQSLGLKHVHFGSQDKVAHFEKLLELLKVTADRCGYMGDELVDLPLLKAVGFSAAPPEAPDEVRSQVHYVAQRPAGFGAAREVCEFILRHRQVP, from the coding sequence ATGAACCAGGACCTGGAGTCGCTCAAGTCGAGGGTGAGCCGCCTGTCGGTGATGATTTTCGACATCGACGGCACGCTCACCGACGGGCGCATCTTCTGGGTGCCCAACTCCGGCTGGACGCAGATGTACAGCGTGCGCGACGGCATGGGCATCAAGCGGCTTCAGGAGGCGGGGCTGGAGGTGGCGGCCATCTCCGGCGGCGACAGCCTCTCGGCGCAGATGCGGATGCAGTCGCTGGGCCTCAAGCACGTGCACTTCGGCAGCCAGGACAAGGTGGCCCACTTCGAGAAGCTGCTGGAGCTCCTGAAGGTGACGGCGGACCGATGTGGGTACATGGGGGATGAGCTGGTGGACCTGCCGCTGCTCAAGGCGGTGGGGTTCTCGGCCGCGCCCCCCGAGGCCCCGGACGAGGTGCGTTCACAAGTGCACTATGTGGCGCAGCGGCCGGCGGGCTTCGGCGCGGCGCGCGAGGTGTGCGAGTTCATCCTCCGTCACCGGCAGGTGCCCTGA